One Candidatus Acidiferrales bacterium genomic window, CACCGGCCGGAGAAGAGCCATTGAAGGGAATGCTGCCGAAGCTGGTGCCGATGCCGCTGCCCACATCTGTTGAACGAAAGACAGTCGTGAAGTCCATAAAGCCCAAAGGAGAGAATTCGGCCTTGCCGATCCTGAAGAAAAGCGGCGACTGATCATCCTGATCCGACTGGCTATCGGCTTTGGAGAAGGTCGCCGCCCCGCTCGCCTCCTCGGTCGAAGTAGCGGAGACTTTTGCGACGGCGGTTTGGTTCGCTGGCGCGGGATCCGTCGAAGAACTTTCCATTTTCTGCTGTTTCTTGGCAGGTGCTTCCTTCTTCGTGCTATTCGAAGCTGCGGTGCCGGAGGGCGCGCTCGCGCTATTATCCGCCGGTGTTGAGCTATTGCTGGCGCCGGCTTGTGCGAACACCGAAGCGCTCGATAACAGCATCATCGCCGCTAAAGCAATCAAAATTCTTCTCATTCACTCCTCCTTAAGAGAGTGTTCCAGATTTGTCGCTCGACGTCTCACGTCCGCGAGGGAAGGGATTGGCCCTGCTGGAGTCACCGCAAGCCGACGAAAAAGTATGGCCGAACTAGAAAAAGGATGGCTGGCACCGGGGGGGCGCCAGCCAATCGGGGCGACGCAGCAGACCTTTTCTCGCTGTGAGTGGTGTGGGGTATGCGTCAAGATCTGCTCCGTAGATCGCGAAGAAGTGTGGCAGGAGAGTTTGAATATGCGGTGAGAAGAATATGAATATTAGGTTACATTTCCTCAGGATAGGCTTCAAAGCTACGCAAATTAGAGGAGTTAGCTCGACCGTGACGAATGTCAAGCCCGCGCAACCAGAAGACAATATCTTCGGCGATGTTGGTGGTATGGTCGGCGATGCGCTCCATGTTGCGCGTGGCCAAGAGGAATTGAATATTGGGAGCAACGAGAGAGGAATCCTGCTTCATGGCCGACAATAGGCGGTCGAAAACCTGATCGCGGAAGTCGTCAACGGCTTCCTCGCTTTCGAGAACCTCGTTTGCGAGAGAGACATTTCGGTGGATCAGCGCTCCAAGGCAACGGCCAACCATGGCACGGATCGAGATGCTCATGGGTTCGAGTTCCAACGGCGCTTTCTACAGCGCGCGCCATAGAGATGATGTAGTTTTCGAGCGCTGTTTCGTAGACGCTTTCTGAACCACTGGCCGGCGACGCCATAGATGACCAATCCCTTTCTGCAGGACCTATTTTCGAGCCGCTGACGATACCCATTTCATTCCAAATGTGAGAGTTCCGTGTTGCAGTGGGATGACACAGAGATGAATTTGCAGAAACAGATGCGGGTTCAGGCGCGCGGGACTGAAAAGCGGAACTTCGAGCCTTCGCCGACAACGCTCTCGACCCAAATCCTGCCGCCGTGGGCTTCGACGATGTGTTTGGCAATGGCCAGGCCAAGGCCGGTGCCCCCGACTTCTCGGGAGCGGGCAGCATCGACGCGATAGAAACGCTCGAAAATACGCGATTGTTCATTTTGCGGTATGCCGATTCCCGTGTCCGCGACCGTAATGACAACAAATTCCCCGCTGGCTTCCGCAGTGACTTCGATGCGACCGCTCGCGGACGTATATTGAATGGCATTATCGAGAAGATTTCTGAGAACTTCGCCAAGCAAACCAGCGTCGCCGCGCACACGCGGCAAATTCCGAGCCAGGCGGACCGCTCCGATGGAAATCTGCTTTTGAGAGGCGGCCAGCCGTACGGCTTCGATGCCCACTTCTATTAGGTGGCGCGGATCGATGGGCTGAAAATCGATTTCCACTTTGCCGGCTTCGATGCGTGAAAGCCTGAGGAGGTCTTCAGTCAGCCGAGCCAGGCGCGCGGCATGCGAACGGATGATTTCGACAAAGTGGCGATTGTTTTTCGGGTCGTCGAGAGCTCCAGAAAGAAGCGTTTCGGCGAATCCTTGAACGGCCGTCAGGGGTGTGCGCAACTCATGAGAAACGTTAGCAACGAAATCCTTGCGCACTTGTTCGAGCCGGCGCAGCTCGGTGATTTCGTGCAACACGACGACCGCGCCGGGCAGACTGGCGGTGGGAGGCTGTGCCGTCGCAGCGCCGTCGAGGGATGCAACGGGCGCGACAATGACGGAAAAAATCCTCGGCCGTGCCGCGCCGGAAGAGATTTCGCCGCGGAACACTTGCTGTTCAGCAAGCACTTTACGGAGCAGCTCGATAATCTCCGGATGCCGGATCACTTCGACCGCGGGACGGCCTTCAAATTCCGCTGAGTTGACCTCCCAGATTTTGCCGAAGGCCTCGTTGCAGAAGACGAGCCGCTCGCGGAAATCAACAACGGCGATGCCTTCGACCATGCTGCGGAGAATCGCGGCAGAACGATTGCGCTCCTCGGTGAGAGTGCGAATCATCCGGTTCACCTGAGCCGCCGTTTCATTCAGTGCATCGGCAAGATCAACCAGTTCATCGTTGCCCGGCTCCCGAGGCAACGGACGGAAATCGCCAGCGGCAACCTGGCGAGAGAAATCCTTCAAGCGCGCGACGCGGCGAGTAAAGCCGCGGGAGAAAAAAGCCGAGACGACGATGCCAAGAATCAAAGTGAGAAACGAAGCGGTCCAGACCTGAAAGCGGATTTTCGCCAGAGCCGTATTGATTTCGGCGAGCGGCAGGGCAACACGGATGATGACTGGCGACGCGCCGGCACGATCAGAGCGAATCGCGTAGTAAACCAGATCGCGGTCGAGCGTGTGGCTATGCCGGACCGACTCGCCTTGACCTTTGGCCATAGCCTGAATGAATTCCGGGCGATTCGCGTAACTCTCCATTGTGGTGATGTCATGGGCCGAATCCGCGAGGACGCGGCCATCGGCGGCGATCACAGTAATACGTGCGCCGCTGTGAGCCATCCAGGAAGCCCAAGAGGCGAGCGCAGAGGAATTCTCGAAATCGGGCGGGCGAGATTTCGCGACTTGCGCAAGAGAACTCAGCTGGTCGTCGGCGGCGCGAATGTAATCTTGCCGCAGGATGCGGGCCACATAAAAATCAAAAGCGGCGAGAACCAGTAGGACGAGAATCAGGTACGTGAGCCCAAGCTTCCAAAAGAGGCTAGCTCGCACGGGTTTCGAAGAGGTAGCCTGCGCCTCTCACGGTCTTCAAATATTCCGGCTTTTCCGGGTTGCGTTCGACTTTTTCACGCAAGCGCCGCACATACACATCGACGCTGCGCGGCGTGACGAAACGGTCGCTGCCCCACACGGAATCAAGCAGCTGATCGCGCGAAAAGACACGATTGGGCCGCGAAGCAAGGAAGTAAAGGAGACGAAATTCGAGCGTGCTCAGAGGCAGAGTCTTACCCTCACGCTGAGCGCGGTAAGAAACGGGATCGACGCGCAGAGTTCCGATTTCGAGCAGCTTGGCTTCCTCGCCGGGCGGCTGGACGCGGCGGAGCAAAGCTTTGATTCGCGCGCCCAATTCGCGGGGGCTGAAAGGCTTGGTGACATAGTCGTCGGCGCCAAGTTCAAGGCCCACTACGCGGTCGGCTTCTTCGCCGCGAGCCGTGAGCATCAGGATGGGAAGGCGGTGCAATTTTTCGTCGCGGCGAATTTCCTTGCAGATTTCAAGACCGGACAATTTGGGAAGCATGAGATCCAGGATGAGCAGGTCCGGCGATGACTTGCGAACTTGTGCCAGACCGGTCATGCCGTCGCCGCATGCGATGATCTGGTAGCCGTCTTTTTCCAAGTTGTAGCGGACCAGCTCGACAATATCCTTGTCGTCTTCGATGATCAGGACTTTGACTGGAGGGTTCACGATAAGCAAAGCATAGCGGAAGCGATTCCGGCGAGCAAGACAGCACGAGAATCATTACTGAATATTCATACTTATTACTTGCCGCGTTTTGAGCGCGAAATGACCGCGAATGTTAAAGGGACATTAAAGACACGTTAAAGCGGCCGGCGACGGTGCCATAGGCCGGAGAATTCCGCGATGGATTTCGAGGAATTCCGGGTAGAATGCCCAGGGAATCCTAGTTCGGGCCGTTGCCAAGATTATTACTTGCCCCCGCGAAGCTTCAGGATGAGAATCGGGGCCGCGTAAATGTGCGTTTGGAAGGCCCGCCGGAGAATTTTCGAGAAGCAGGCATTGTGAGACGGGGCCGGCGCGGCAGGAAGTGCATTCGCCGTGAATCAGCAGGATGGGCGCAAAGCAACTCTGCGCTGAACATGTGCGTCACAGGCAGATACTCCGCAGCTGCGTGCGCGCCGGAAAAAACGAGAGGATAGGTGAAGGATGAGAATTGCCAGCGTCGCGGGGGCATTTCCCAAGTATTACTACAGTCAGGACGTTCTCTCCGCTGCTTTGAAGCAATACTGGGGCGACCGATTGAAGAATCCCGACGTTCTGGACCGCCTCCACGCCAATGTCAATGTCCGCGGGCGCTATATGTCATTGCCGTTGGAGGGCTATTACAAGCTCATGTCATGGGGCGAGGCGAACAACAAGTGGATTGAAACAGGCCTCGACATCGGCGAGCAGGCAATCGCCAGCGCGTTGAAACCAATCGGCCTGGCCGCGCGGGATCTGGATGCAATTTTCGTGGTATCCGTCACGGGCATCGCCAGCCCTTCGCTCGACGCGCGATTGATTAATCGCATGGGATTGTGCGCGAATATCAAGCGCAACCCGATTTTCGGGCTGGGTTGCGTGGCGGGAGCAGCGGGAATTTCGCGCGCGGCCGATTACGTTCGTGCTTTTCCGGGCCAGACGGCCGTGCTGCTCGCCGTGGAACTCTGTTCCCTGACGATTCAGCGCGACGATCTCTCCGTGGCTAATCTTATTTCCGCCGGATTGTTCGGCGATGGCTCAGCGGCGGCGATTGTTACGGGCGATGAAAGAGATATTCAGGGGCCGGAGATTCTGGCAACGCGTTCGACATTCTATCCAAACTCCGAACGCACGATGGGTTGGGATATCTCCGAGAAGGGTTTTCAGATTGTGCTTTCGCCGGGTGTCCCGGATGTAATCAGGGAGCATCTGGGACAAGATGTCGATTTGTTCCTCTCGGACATGGGACTTTCGAAGAAAGACATTGGAAGTTGGGTGTTTCACACTGGCGGACCCAAAGTGCTGGAGGCGGTTGAGATGGCGTTGCAGCTTCCGGACGATGCGCTGCAAGCGTCGTGGGACTGCCTGGCGAAGGTGGGAAATATCTCCTCTGTGTCAGTCCTGCTGGTCCTCGAAGATGTGATGGCCAACCGGCGTCCCGAGCCCGGAACGCTGGGCATTCTGGGGGCGATGGGACCGGGATTCTGTTCGGAACTGCTTTTGCTGAAGTGGTGAGTGACAAGCAAAGGCTGGTGGGGCTGGCCGGAATTGAACCGGCAACCTAGGCGTTAGGAGTGCCTCGCTCTATCCATTTGAGCTACAGCCCCGTTGGAAGCTCCCCTAATAATAGATTATCACGCACGGCGGCGAGCTGACTGCTGTGTTGCGATCCCGCCAAAACTTAAGCGCCGCGCCCAAGCTCTGTTGTAGCATAGATATTTAGAGGCTTCTGTGCTGGAGACGAGGCTATTTTTTCGCGGCCTTCGTCATCGAAAATAGCGAGGAAAAGCTACGGATGGACACTCGCCGAAGAATTCGACGTAAGCTCCTGGCCACGCATCGCGCGGTGCGAAGCTGGCGGATGATCGCGAAGGCGCTCGTCTCGACGAAGCACCCGCTCCTGGCGCACATCATCCCGATCCGGCGATGCAATCTCGCCTGCACGTATTGCAACGAATTCGACGACTTCTCGAAGCCCGTTCCGCTCGACGAGATGTTCCGCCGCATTGACCGGCTGGGTTCCTTCGGGACATCTGTAGTGACAGTCAGCGGCGGCGAACCATTGCTGCACCCGGAGCTGGATGAAATCATCCGGCGCATCCGGCACAACGGAATGATCGCCGGAATGATCACCAATGGCTACTTACTCGTCGCGGAGCGCATCGAGCGACTCAACCGGGCCGGACTGGAATTTTTGCAGATCAGCATCGATAACGCACAGCCGGATGACGTGTCGAAAAAGAGTTTGAAAGTGCTGGATCAGAAGCTGAGGCTGCTCGCGGAGCACGCGGATTTTCACGTCAATATCAATTCGGTGCTAGGCAGCGGGATCAACCGTCCCGAGGACGCGCTGGCTGTGGCACATCGCGCCGTGGAACTGGGCTTTTCTTCGACTGTCGGAATCATTCACGACGGCAACGGGCAGTTGCGCCCGCTCGGACCACGAGAACAGGAAATTTTCGAGGAGATCATGAGACTCGGAAAACACTCATTCTCGCGTGTCAATTCGTTCCAGCACAATATCGCCGCCGGCCGCGCGAATGACTGGCGATGTCGCGCAGGCTCGCGCTATTTGTACATTTGCGAGAACGGGCTGGTTCATTATTGCTCGCAGCAACGAGGCTATCCCGGCGTCCCACTCGCGGAATATTCCGCGGAACGGCGCCAGCGCGAGTATTACACGAAGAAATCGTGCGCGCCGCATTGCACGGTTTCTTGTGTCCACCAAGTGGCCGTCCTCGACAACTGGCGCGGGCCGCAGAAAATCGAGCCCGGCGCGACGCAAGAGACCCAGCCCTTGGTTCACCTGAGCGGAACCGGCAACTGAGCAAACAAGTCAGATTCCTTCCTGCAATCCTTCCTAAGATTCCTGTTGCGCGAATGCTGCTATTGCTGTAGAAGCCAAACAATGGCTTCCCTGTAACTCAAGGCTATTGTGGGGGAGAGTGCCCTCGACTCAGGCAAGCGGGCGCCTGTGTTTCGAGAGACTCTTGCCAAAGGGGTGGAAACGATGCGTCTGCTGAGACAAGCGCTCCGTGTCGGTGCGGTTTGCTCCTTCTTCTGTTTTTTGGCCATTGGCACGTTGGCGCAGATCAACAGCGTGCAGCTTTCGGGAACTGTAGCCGATCCGCAAGGCCTCGGTGTCCCAAACGCGCAGGTTACGATGAAGAATTTAGCGACGGGAGCGACGGCAAACGTGGCCAGCGACGCGAACGGCCATTACGAGTTAGTTGGCTTGCCTCCGGGACGCTATTCACTGACTGTAGAGGCCAAAGGATTCACAACCCTTGTCAACCCGGAAATCACGCTCACTCTCGGAGCGCCTGCGGTCTTCAATCCACACCTCGTGATCCGCACAGGGCAGCAAACGGTAACCGTCACGGGCCAGCCAGAGTTGGTGCAGACGGAGAAGAGCGACGTTTCGCAGACCATCACACAGACACAAATTGAAAACCTTCCGATTAACGGCAGGCAATACATTCAATTTGCGCTGCTGGATTCTCAGGCGAGCCGTGACAGCGCACCTTCCATCGGAGCAGCGCCGACGAGCGGACTGAATTTTGGAGGGCAGCGCGCGCGATCCAATGACGTGTCCGTGGACGGCGCAGACGCCGTGGACGATTCTGTCGGGGGAGTTCGCGCGACCGTTTCGCAGGAAGCCGTTCAGGAATTTCAGATTCTCACCAGCAACTACATGCCGGAATTCGGCCGAGCCATGGGCGGCGTGATCAACATTGTGACGAAGTCCGGTTCGAATGAGGTGCATGGAGACGCATTTGGTTACTTGCGTTTGAGCGCGCTGCAAGCGCGGAATCCTTTTTCATTTCAAGTGAATCCTGCAACGGGAGATATCCAGCCGGTAAAGCAGCCGTTCACGCGCGTACAGACGGGCATGACCATCGGCGGGCCCATTCAAAAAGACAAAACGTTCTATTTTTTCAGTTATGAGACGACTCGGCGCCAGGAAACGGGGTTCAGCGACATTGGGCAAGGAGGAGGGGGCTGCCCCACGGGCAGCGCGAATGGCCTTTTTGGATTGTGCTCCGCGACGTATTCATTCTTTCCCGCTCCGCTAACAATGACCGGGCCACAGACAAGTTTTGTGCAGACACTTCTTGCCAGTGGGAATGGGGCGCTGCAAAGCTTCGCGGCCAATTATGCCGTTCTGGCAGGCTCGGCTTCGAGCGTGGCCGTGAACGGCGCGGATTACGGCGCCATTGACCAGGCAAAAGGAGTCGCTCCGTGTTCGACCGGCCCTCCGTTTCCGTGTTTCCCGCTGCCTGTCCTAAACAACAGCGGCACGGCTTTTTCTCCCGCTTTGCCAGCGTCATTCACCCCGCTTGTGTCAGAGATCGGAAACTATCCGGTCAAGGAAGGGACGAGCCTCTATTCGCTCCGGTTGGATCATATCTGGAATACGAAGAACAGCACATTCGTGCGCGCCAATGTTTCGCCATCACTGATCACGGGCATCCAGGTGAACGCACAAAATCAAAATTTTGGAGAAAATGCCGGTTCGCGAACTTCGCTGCAACAATCGCGAGATCTCGACATCGTAGGCCAGCACACGACGGCGATTCGCAGCAACTTGTTTAATGAATTTCACTATCAATTCGCGAGACGCGGACTGCACTACGGATATTCGCAATTGCCCGGTGGCGGAAACGTGGCCGTGAACATCACTGGCTTTGCCTTTTTCGGGCGCGAGCCTTTTTCGACCGTGGACCGCATTGAAAAACGCCATCAGTTCACCGACGACCTTACGTGGATCAAGGGCAATCACACTTTTAAGTTTGGCGAGGACACGAATTACATTCAGCTCGGTGGATCCCAGGCGGAAATCTTCGAATTGAATTTCGGGGGAGTTTTCGACTTTGGCTCCTTGAGCGCCGCGGATTTGAGCCTGCCTTCATCGGTGGGAGGCGTTGCGGTTCCCGGTCTGACGGCTCTGCAGGCATACGGCCTCGGCCTCCCGGGAGACTTCATCCAAGGGATTGGAAATTCGAATCGGCCTTTCAATGTCCCCTCGCTGGGAGTCTTCGCACAGGATAGCTGGAAGATTGTTCCAAGACTTACACTGAATTACGGGCTGCGTTACGACATTCAATGGACGCCGACATTTTCGCCGGGGACTTCGCTCAATGCGGCGGCAGAACCGGCGCTGAACGTAATCGAAGGCGTTCCTGTCTCCGCAAAAAACATCGCTCCGCGATTTGGCCTTGCGTGGGATCCGACCGGCAGTGGGAAGACAGCGATCCGCGCGAGTTATGGCCTCTTCTACGATAACCCTGAGCTGGCGCTCGAGTTTGATTCGACGACGGCCGATGGCGCGTTATCATCGCAGCTCGTCGCCGGCGGCGGTACGCCGACCGCGTGCGCGATTACGACTGCTGTTTGTCCGGGGACGTCGGAGCCTGGTGTCGTGGGTTTGAATGCAGCCTCAGTTTTTCAAGGTGTTCTCAATACGGGCGGAATACCGACCTTTGGCTACGAACCGAACCAGCAACGGTTCAATCCATTTCAGTCCGGCTCTATTTTTACGAGCCAGAATTTCATGACTGCAGGAATCCCGATTGCGATTCTGCCTTTCACGTTACCGACGGCGAGGAATTTTGTGTTTGCCTACGCGCAACAGGGGAACCTGACCATTGAGCATGAATTCGCGCACGATTGGAAGGTGGACGTTAGTTACAGCTACACACATGGTGTGCACCTCAACCGTCCGCGCAACATCAACGCATCGAATCCAACCCTCTTGATGCAAAATTTCGCGAACGCTTTGGCAGGGGGACTTACGCCGGCGAGCCCCTTCACCGTCAGTGCTACTCCTACGGCTTCGAGCGCGAGCACCTGCGGCATTACAGCTGCTCCAGGTGCGACAGGGATCCTCGGCCTGCTGACGAATTGCCCGACACCTCTTGTTTCGCTGGACGGCCAGCCCGTTGGAACCGCTGCGGCGTTCAACTTCTTCCGACCGTCAGGGCCGAATCCATCGTTTGCAACAGCAGCCGCTCCCGGCGCCCCGTGCAGCACCGCGATCAGTGGCTTGCAACTGCTTGCCGGCGGAGTTGGCTATCCAACGGGCAAAGCCGGACTGTGCGTGCCATGGAGCGACGTTGTTCAGCAAGAGTCCTCCGGCAATTCCATCTATAACGGCCTGACCGTCTCCGTGACAAAGCGGCTTTCCAATCACATGCAGGTCTTCTCCAACTGGACGTGGTCGCACGCGATTGACGATTCAACGGATTTGCAAATACTGCTCGAACCGCAGGACAACAGTTTGCCGCAGCTCGAGCGCGGCAATTCCGCGTTTGATCAGCGCCATCGCTGGGTTACAAGCGCTGTTTTCGAGAGCCCTTCATCGAGCTCTGGAAATTGGCTGCAAAAGGCTATGACGAACTTCACATTCGCGCCGATTATGGAACTGTCTTCCGGCCGGCCATACACCGTGCTGACGGGCACCGATTTCAATCTCGATTTCAGTTCAGAAACAGACCGGCCATCGGCAGTGCGTGTTCCAGCCGGCGGAATGCTGCCATCCGGCGCCGTGGCGTCGCCGTATATTTCCGGAGTCGCCTTTTTGCCGCCGACCGCGCAGTGCCCGACACTTTTACCCGCTCAGTCCGCGGTGCTGACCGGCATCGGGCCAGAGGGAAGTTTTCTTGGCTGCATCGGCGATCTCGGACGCAACACATTCACGCGCTCAGGATATTTCGACATCGACTTGCAACTGTCCCGCAGAATTGTGCTGAATGACCGATGGAGCGTTGATGTTATCGCCGAAGGATTTAACATGCTCAATCGCTTCAACGTTGGGGACGTGAATCCGCTGTGCGATCCGACAGGCTCAGGAGCATGCGACGCCGGCCAGCCGACGGCAGCGCTCGACCAGCGCCAGTTCCAGTTTGCGTTGAAACTCCACTGGTAGACGTTTT contains:
- a CDS encoding phosphate uptake regulator PhoU — translated: MSISIRAMVGRCLGALIHRNVSLANEVLESEEAVDDFRDQVFDRLLSAMKQDSSLVAPNIQFLLATRNMERIADHTTNIAEDIVFWLRGLDIRHGRANSSNLRSFEAYPEEM
- a CDS encoding ATP-binding protein, producing the protein MRASLFWKLGLTYLILVLLVLAAFDFYVARILRQDYIRAADDQLSSLAQVAKSRPPDFENSSALASWASWMAHSGARITVIAADGRVLADSAHDITTMESYANRPEFIQAMAKGQGESVRHSHTLDRDLVYYAIRSDRAGASPVIIRVALPLAEINTALAKIRFQVWTASFLTLILGIVVSAFFSRGFTRRVARLKDFSRQVAAGDFRPLPREPGNDELVDLADALNETAAQVNRMIRTLTEERNRSAAILRSMVEGIAVVDFRERLVFCNEAFGKIWEVNSAEFEGRPAVEVIRHPEIIELLRKVLAEQQVFRGEISSGAARPRIFSVIVAPVASLDGAATAQPPTASLPGAVVVLHEITELRRLEQVRKDFVANVSHELRTPLTAVQGFAETLLSGALDDPKNNRHFVEIIRSHAARLARLTEDLLRLSRIEAGKVEIDFQPIDPRHLIEVGIEAVRLAASQKQISIGAVRLARNLPRVRGDAGLLGEVLRNLLDNAIQYTSASGRIEVTAEASGEFVVITVADTGIGIPQNEQSRIFERFYRVDAARSREVGGTGLGLAIAKHIVEAHGGRIWVESVVGEGSKFRFSVPRA
- a CDS encoding response regulator encodes the protein MNPPVKVLIIEDDKDIVELVRYNLEKDGYQIIACGDGMTGLAQVRKSSPDLLILDLMLPKLSGLEICKEIRRDEKLHRLPILMLTARGEEADRVVGLELGADDYVTKPFSPRELGARIKALLRRVQPPGEEAKLLEIGTLRVDPVSYRAQREGKTLPLSTLEFRLLYFLASRPNRVFSRDQLLDSVWGSDRFVTPRSVDVYVRRLREKVERNPEKPEYLKTVRGAGYLFETRAS
- a CDS encoding 3-oxoacyl-[acyl-carrier-protein] synthase III C-terminal domain-containing protein, translated to MRIASVAGAFPKYYYSQDVLSAALKQYWGDRLKNPDVLDRLHANVNVRGRYMSLPLEGYYKLMSWGEANNKWIETGLDIGEQAIASALKPIGLAARDLDAIFVVSVTGIASPSLDARLINRMGLCANIKRNPIFGLGCVAGAAGISRAADYVRAFPGQTAVLLAVELCSLTIQRDDLSVANLISAGLFGDGSAAAIVTGDERDIQGPEILATRSTFYPNSERTMGWDISEKGFQIVLSPGVPDVIREHLGQDVDLFLSDMGLSKKDIGSWVFHTGGPKVLEAVEMALQLPDDALQASWDCLAKVGNISSVSVLLVLEDVMANRRPEPGTLGILGAMGPGFCSELLLLKW
- a CDS encoding radical SAM protein, with the translated sequence MDTRRRIRRKLLATHRAVRSWRMIAKALVSTKHPLLAHIIPIRRCNLACTYCNEFDDFSKPVPLDEMFRRIDRLGSFGTSVVTVSGGEPLLHPELDEIIRRIRHNGMIAGMITNGYLLVAERIERLNRAGLEFLQISIDNAQPDDVSKKSLKVLDQKLRLLAEHADFHVNINSVLGSGINRPEDALAVAHRAVELGFSSTVGIIHDGNGQLRPLGPREQEIFEEIMRLGKHSFSRVNSFQHNIAAGRANDWRCRAGSRYLYICENGLVHYCSQQRGYPGVPLAEYSAERRQREYYTKKSCAPHCTVSCVHQVAVLDNWRGPQKIEPGATQETQPLVHLSGTGN
- a CDS encoding TonB-dependent receptor, giving the protein MRLLRQALRVGAVCSFFCFLAIGTLAQINSVQLSGTVADPQGLGVPNAQVTMKNLATGATANVASDANGHYELVGLPPGRYSLTVEAKGFTTLVNPEITLTLGAPAVFNPHLVIRTGQQTVTVTGQPELVQTEKSDVSQTITQTQIENLPINGRQYIQFALLDSQASRDSAPSIGAAPTSGLNFGGQRARSNDVSVDGADAVDDSVGGVRATVSQEAVQEFQILTSNYMPEFGRAMGGVINIVTKSGSNEVHGDAFGYLRLSALQARNPFSFQVNPATGDIQPVKQPFTRVQTGMTIGGPIQKDKTFYFFSYETTRRQETGFSDIGQGGGGCPTGSANGLFGLCSATYSFFPAPLTMTGPQTSFVQTLLASGNGALQSFAANYAVLAGSASSVAVNGADYGAIDQAKGVAPCSTGPPFPCFPLPVLNNSGTAFSPALPASFTPLVSEIGNYPVKEGTSLYSLRLDHIWNTKNSTFVRANVSPSLITGIQVNAQNQNFGENAGSRTSLQQSRDLDIVGQHTTAIRSNLFNEFHYQFARRGLHYGYSQLPGGGNVAVNITGFAFFGREPFSTVDRIEKRHQFTDDLTWIKGNHTFKFGEDTNYIQLGGSQAEIFELNFGGVFDFGSLSAADLSLPSSVGGVAVPGLTALQAYGLGLPGDFIQGIGNSNRPFNVPSLGVFAQDSWKIVPRLTLNYGLRYDIQWTPTFSPGTSLNAAAEPALNVIEGVPVSAKNIAPRFGLAWDPTGSGKTAIRASYGLFYDNPELALEFDSTTADGALSSQLVAGGGTPTACAITTAVCPGTSEPGVVGLNAASVFQGVLNTGGIPTFGYEPNQQRFNPFQSGSIFTSQNFMTAGIPIAILPFTLPTARNFVFAYAQQGNLTIEHEFAHDWKVDVSYSYTHGVHLNRPRNINASNPTLLMQNFANALAGGLTPASPFTVSATPTASSASTCGITAAPGATGILGLLTNCPTPLVSLDGQPVGTAAAFNFFRPSGPNPSFATAAAPGAPCSTAISGLQLLAGGVGYPTGKAGLCVPWSDVVQQESSGNSIYNGLTVSVTKRLSNHMQVFSNWTWSHAIDDSTDLQILLEPQDNSLPQLERGNSAFDQRHRWVTSAVFESPSSSSGNWLQKAMTNFTFAPIMELSSGRPYTVLTGTDFNLDFSSETDRPSAVRVPAGGMLPSGAVASPYISGVAFLPPTAQCPTLLPAQSAVLTGIGPEGSFLGCIGDLGRNTFTRSGYFDIDLQLSRRIVLNDRWSVDVIAEGFNMLNRFNVGDVNPLCDPTGSGACDAGQPTAALDQRQFQFALKLHW